The sequence CACGGGCGACAGGTTGAAGCCGACGAGATAATCCAGCGCGCGGCGGGCGAGATAGGCATCCACCAGCGGCACGTCGATGTCGCGCGGATTGGCCATGGCGTCCAGCACCGCCTTTTTGGTGATGGCGTTGAAGACCACGCGCTTCACCGGCTTGTCGCCGAGGACGCGCTTCTTCTTCAAAAGATCGAGAACGTGCCAGGAAATCGCCTCGCCTTCGCGATCAGGGTCGGTTGCGAGAATGAGGCCGTCGGAGGATTTCACCGCATCGGCAATATCCTTCATGCGCTTGGCGGAAGCGCTGTCGACCTCCCAGGACATTTCGAAATCCTGGTCGGGCAGCACCGATCCGTCCTTGGCAGGAAGGTCTCTGACGTGGCCAAAGGATGCAAGAACCTTGTAGCCGGAACCAAGATACTTGTTGATCGTCTTGGCTTTGGCAGGAGATTCTACGACGACGACATTCATATTGTTTTTCTCTGGAACTGGTCCGTTAACATAGCCGGGTCACGGAGGAAGGCCGCAACAAGGCTTCTTTATAATTCGACATGGACAGGTAATGCGCGCGGGTCAAGAGGCAAGCCCCATTTTATCGCTCCAAGGCGTATGCAACCTATGGATAATCTATTGTTGTATTGCAATCTTTGGTAAATTGGTTATGATGGGCAACATCATTTGAATCTACTTAATGCTCTTCGTTTCAGGCGGAATCTTTAGGATAAATATATGGTCCCGAACGCGACAAACAATAATGCCGACAATGAAGGGACCAGAGAGAGCTTGGCTTACATTCGCCAGATGCTGGCGGAGCTGCGGCAGGTCGCAAGCCGTGAGGGCGCCGACATGCTGTGTTATCTGATCGAGATGGCCTATGTCGAAGTCGGCGATATCCAGAGCGGACGGCGCAAGCTGTCAATCCGCGATGACGAGCGACACACGCCCCCCGGCATGCCGGTTTAGACGGCCGGCTATATCAAGCTCCAGCAAGACCAGATGAACGGTGGCCGCGGAAAAGCCCGTGTGGCGGATGACGTCGTCAATCTCGACGGGCGAGGGACCGAGAGCGGAAGCTATGACGCTACGCTCGTCATCTCCGGGCGGTGACATTTCGTTTTCAGATCGCGGTTCCTCAATCTTGCGGTCATAGGGCAATTGCGGCTCTATCAGCGGTCGCAGCGCTTCGAGAATATCGGCCGCGCCGGTGGTCAGCATCGCGCCTTCCTTGATCAGCCGGTTTGTTCCCTCGCAGCGCGGATCGAGCGGGGAACCGGGCACCGCAAAAACCAGCCGTCCCGCTTCGCCTGCAAGCCGCGCCGTGATCAGCGAGCCCGAGCGCTCCGCCGCTTCGACGATGACGACGCCAAGCGAGACGCCGGCGATCAGCCGGTTGCGGCGGGGAAAATCCCGGGCGCGGGGTTCCCAGCCGAACGGCATTTCGCTGATCGTCGCGCCGCCCTGATCGTATATGTCCTGCAATAACCCGAAATTTTCCTGCGGGTAGGGCCGGTCTAGACCGCCCGCCAGCATCGCCACTGTGCCGGTTGCAAGGCTTGCCCGGTGTGCGGCGGCGTCAATGCCGCGTGCCAGCCCGGAAGCGATCGTGTATCCAGCCCGGCCGCAGTCGCGTGCCAGCATGGCGGCGAATTTCGCGCCGTTGATGGAGGCATTACGCGAGCCGACGATGCCGACGCAGGCTCTTGTTGCGGCATCGGCCGGTCCCTTCATGGCGATCAGCGGCGGCGCGCCATCCAGCTGCCGCAGGGCAGGCGGATAATCCGGTTCGCCGATGCCGACGAAACGCGCGCCGAATTTCTCTGCGGTCTCGATCTCGCCTTCCGCCTCCGCCTGCGCGGCGATGCGCGGGCTGCGCGACGAGCCGCCGCGCCTTGACAGCTCGGGCAGGGCATCGAGCGCCTTTTCGGCGCTGCCGAAATGATTGATCAGTTCGCGAAAGGTGACGGGGCCGATATTGTCGCTGCGGATCAGCCGCAGCCATGCGACCCGCTGCCGCGCGGAAAGCTCTATGCCCTGCCGTTTCGTTTCCTCATGCGGCATGGCATATCCTCTATATGGGGTTTCAGCCCTTTTGACCGATCCTGCTTTCGGTGCCCGCGAGCAGGCGTGCGATGTTCTCGCGGTGCTTCCACCAGGAAATAACGCTGAGCAGCGTCACCAGCAGCGCCGTCTTTTCAGGCCCGAGTATCCAGAGCGCCACGGGAATGACCAGCATGGCCAGCAATGCCGACAGCGAGGAATAGCGGGTGATGAAGGCCGTTGCGAGCCAGATCAGCGCAAAGGCAAGCATCATCAGCGGTGCTGCACCCAGAAGTACGCCGATATAGGTCGCCACACCCTTGCCGCCCTTGAAGCCGAGCCACACCGGAAACAGGTGGCCGAGGAAGGCGAAGAAACCGGCGACCAGCGAGGCTTCGTAACCCCAGAGCGCATTGGCAACCAGCACCGCCGCCGTGCCCTTCAGCGCATCGAGCAGCAGGGTCGCGGCGGCAAGCTTCTTGTTGCCGGTACGCAGCACGTTGGTGGCGCCGATATTGCCGGAGCCGATCTTGCGCACGTCGCCCAGCCCCGCCATGCGGGTGAGAATGAGGCCGAAGGGGATGGAACCGAACAGATAGCCGATCAGCGCCGCAAGCGCGAGAAGGGCAGGCGCCGTCTGCCAGTCAGTCAAAGCACTCATTCAGATGTCCCCTCTGTCGCGCCGTCAGCGTGATCTCTGTTGCTGATCTTATGCCAAGGAATGAACGGCTTTGCCAGCCACATAAGTGGCCACAGCGCGGCCGCTGAAACGGGCATCCTCGAACGGCGTATTCTTGGATTTCGACACCAGCTGGTCGCGTGCCACGAGCCAGGGCTCATCGAGATCGATCAGGGTGATATCGGCCTTCGCACCGACTTTAAGCGTTCCGGCGTCGAGACCGAAAATCTTCGCCGGGCGGGTGGAAAGCGCATCGATCAGCCGCATCAGCGGAACTTCACCGCTGTGGTGCAGGCGCAGGGCCGCCGCCAGCATGGTCTCCAGCCCCACTGCGCCGCTCGCCGCATCCGAAAACGGCAGGCGCTTGGTGTCGACATCCTGCGGGTCGTGCGAGGAGACAATGATGTCGATGGTGCCGTCCTTCAGCGCTTCCACCATGGCCTTGCGGTCGTCTTCGGCGCGCAGCGGCGGGGAAAGCTTGAAGAAGGTGCGGTATTCGCCGATATCGTTCTCGTTGAGCGTCAGATGATTGATCGAAATGCCACAGGTCGCTTTCACGCCCCGCTGCCGGGCAAGGCGGATCGCATCCGCCGATTCCGGTACGGAAATCTTGGCGGCGTGGTAGATCGCTTGTGTCAGCCCGGCAATGCGCAGGTCACGCTCCAGCGGAATGATCTCGGCTTCCTTCGGAACGCCTGACAGCCCGAGCCAGCTTGCAAAAAGCCCCTCGTTCATGTCACCGCCGCCGATATATTTGTCGCGGGTCTCGAGCGCGATGACAGCACCCAGCTCGCGCGCATAAGTCATGGCGCGGCGCAGCACCAGCGTGTCGGAAAGCGCCTTGCGGCCATTGGTGAAGGCAACCGCACCGGCTTCCTTCAGCATGCCGAATTCGGTCATTTCCTCGCCATTGAGGCCCTTGGTCAGGGCCGCTGCCGGATGGACATTGACGATTGCCTTGTCGCGCGCCGTTTTCTTCACATATTCGACGAGTGCGATGTCATCGATGACGGGGTCGGTGTCCGGCATCACGATGATGCTGGTCACACCGCCGGCCGCTGCCGCGCGCGAGGCGGATTCGATGGTTTCGCGATGTTCCGCGCCCGGTTCACCCACGAAGACGCGGGCATCCACCAGACCGGGAACGGCCAGGAGCCCCTTGCAGTCGCGCACCGCCGCCCCTTCCGGCGCACCCTGATTGTGCGCATCCTTGCCTGCCGCCAGAATGATGCCATCGGCACCGATGACGATGCTGCCGGTCTCATCCAGATTGCGGGAGGGATCAACGATGCGGAGATTGTTGAGAACGGTCACGGCACTCATACGCGCTCACCCTGATTTTGCGAGACAAGCAGGGTTTCCATGACCGCCATGCGCACGGCAACCCCCATTTCCACCTGGCTTTCGATCACGCTCTGCGGACCGTCGGCCACGTCTGAGGCGATTTCCACGCCGCGGTTCATCGGGCCGGGATGCATGACCAGCGCATCCTCTTTCGCCGCCTTCAGCTTTTCGGCGTCGAGACCGTAATAATGGAAATATTCGCGCACCGAAGGCACGAAGGAGCCGGACATGCGCTCGCGCTGCAGGCGCAGCATCATCACCACATCGGCGTTCTTCAACCCTTCCTTCATGTCGTGGAAGACTTCCACGCTCATGTCGCGAATGCCGGAGGGAAGAAGCGTGGCGGGGGCGACGACGCGAACGCGCGCGCCCATCTGGTTAAGCAGGATAATGTTGGAGCGGGCAACGCGTGAATGCAGCACGTCACCGCAGATCGCCACCGTGATGCCTGATAGCTCGCCCTTGGCGCGGCGGATGGTCAGCGCATCGAGCAGCGCCTGTGTCGGGTGCTCGTGCTGGCCGTCGCCGGCATTGACCACGGAGCAGGCGACCTTTTGCGCGAGAAGCGCTGCCGCCCCTGCGGAGGAGTGGCGCACGACAAGCACATCCGGGCGCATGGCGTTCAGCGTCATCGCCGTATCGATCAGCGTTTCGCCCTTCTTCACCGAGGAATTGCCGACCGACATGTTCATCACATCGGCACCGAGGCGTTTTCCGGCCAGCTCGAAGGAGGATTGCGTGCGCGTCGAGGCTTCGAAAAACAGGTTGATCTGCGTCAGACCCCTAAGCGTCGAGGTCTTTTTCTCGCGCTGGCGGCTGATTTTCACCGCCTCGTCGGCCTTGTCGAGAAGCAGGGTGATATCCTGATGGGAAAGCCCCTTGATGCCGAGGAGATGGCGATGGGGGAAGAAGACCATGCGGTTTGCCTCCTGACGGGCGCCGCATTTTCCCGTGAAAATGCCCGGAACGCCCGAATGCTGATCCGCGCGCTCCCTTTCGCTGTGAACACGCCTCAGGAGTGCGGCGGAATTCGGTCTTGCGCTCTATAGAGATTGCTTGCCTCAGGGGCAAGCACCCGTCACCCCTCGAAATGAAAACATGGCGATGTTTCCCCGCTTGCTTTATATCAAGGCACGATCCTGCGGCATCGGCCAGTTTCGGGGTGGAACTCGCGGACAATCCCGGTCTGCGACGCAGGTGATCGGACCCATCGCAATGCACGCCTATTCTGTTTTTGCCCTTGCCGTTCTGGGCCTGCTTTTGACGCCCGGCCCGACCAACACGCTTCTTGCGCTTTCCGGTGCCGGGCGCGGCGTTCGCGCGTCGCTCCCGCTGATGCTGGGTGAAATCGCCGGCTATCTGCTGGTCATTCTCGCGCTTGTCGTGTTGTTTTCCGATTTTCTGAAGACACATGCGGGTCTCGCGCAGGCCATCAAGCTTTGCGCCGCGATCTGGGTCGCGTTTCTGGCGGTTCGGCTATGGACCCTGCCATCCTCCGCACCGGTCGGTGCGGCGATCACGCCTCGTCGGGTTTTCGTCACCACCTGCCTCAACCCCAAAGGTCTTATCGTCGGCCTTGTCCTGCTGCCACAGGCGCCGCTGCCCCGGATATGGCCGTATATCCTGCTGTTTTCTGCGCTGGTGGCTTTCGCGGCCCTTATGTGGCTGTGCGTCGGGGCGTTTCTCATCCGCCATGCGGATCAGTCTTCGCCACGCCTCGTGCGCGGCACCGCGTCGGGCTTCCTTCTGGTGCTGTCGCTCGGTCTTGCCGGAAACGTGTTTGGCATTCTCTAGGCTGGGTACCTAAATCAGGGCCACTCCCGAAAAATGCTGAAAGCGGCGGTTTAATCGTCCCGATCGCTTCCTGCGGGTGGAATTATGCAATATCACCCCACTATGCAATGCCAGTACAAAACAGCTAGAAGCAGCGGATGACCCAGAACTCCCGGACAGAAGAATCGCTCGCCGAACTGAACCAGCCAAGCCTCTGGTCCGGCATCAACGCCTATC comes from Rhizobium rhizogenes and encodes:
- a CDS encoding aspartate carbamoyltransferase catalytic subunit, encoding MVFFPHRHLLGIKGLSHQDITLLLDKADEAVKISRQREKKTSTLRGLTQINLFFEASTRTQSSFELAGKRLGADVMNMSVGNSSVKKGETLIDTAMTLNAMRPDVLVVRHSSAGAAALLAQKVACSVVNAGDGQHEHPTQALLDALTIRRAKGELSGITVAICGDVLHSRVARSNIILLNQMGARVRVVAPATLLPSGIRDMSVEVFHDMKEGLKNADVVMMLRLQRERMSGSFVPSVREYFHYYGLDAEKLKAAKEDALVMHPGPMNRGVEIASDVADGPQSVIESQVEMGVAVRMAVMETLLVSQNQGERV
- the plsY gene encoding glycerol-3-phosphate 1-O-acyltransferase PlsY — its product is MSALTDWQTAPALLALAALIGYLFGSIPFGLILTRMAGLGDVRKIGSGNIGATNVLRTGNKKLAAATLLLDALKGTAAVLVANALWGYEASLVAGFFAFLGHLFPVWLGFKGGKGVATYIGVLLGAAPLMMLAFALIWLATAFITRYSSLSALLAMLVIPVALWILGPEKTALLVTLLSVISWWKHRENIARLLAGTESRIGQKG
- a CDS encoding dihydroorotase — encoded protein: MSAVTVLNNLRIVDPSRNLDETGSIVIGADGIILAAGKDAHNQGAPEGAAVRDCKGLLAVPGLVDARVFVGEPGAEHRETIESASRAAAAGGVTSIIVMPDTDPVIDDIALVEYVKKTARDKAIVNVHPAAALTKGLNGEEMTEFGMLKEAGAVAFTNGRKALSDTLVLRRAMTYARELGAVIALETRDKYIGGGDMNEGLFASWLGLSGVPKEAEIIPLERDLRIAGLTQAIYHAAKISVPESADAIRLARQRGVKATCGISINHLTLNENDIGEYRTFFKLSPPLRAEDDRKAMVEALKDGTIDIIVSSHDPQDVDTKRLPFSDAASGAVGLETMLAAALRLHHSGEVPLMRLIDALSTRPAKIFGLDAGTLKVGAKADITLIDLDEPWLVARDQLVSKSKNTPFEDARFSGRAVATYVAGKAVHSLA
- the dprA gene encoding DNA-processing protein DprA; protein product: MPHEETKRQGIELSARQRVAWLRLIRSDNIGPVTFRELINHFGSAEKALDALPELSRRGGSSRSPRIAAQAEAEGEIETAEKFGARFVGIGEPDYPPALRQLDGAPPLIAMKGPADAATRACVGIVGSRNASINGAKFAAMLARDCGRAGYTIASGLARGIDAAAHRASLATGTVAMLAGGLDRPYPQENFGLLQDIYDQGGATISEMPFGWEPRARDFPRRNRLIAGVSLGVVIVEAAERSGSLITARLAGEAGRLVFAVPGSPLDPRCEGTNRLIKEGAMLTTGAADILEALRPLIEPQLPYDRKIEEPRSENEMSPPGDDERSVIASALGPSPVEIDDVIRHTGFSAATVHLVLLELDIAGRLNRHAGGRVSLVIAD
- a CDS encoding LysE family translocator; protein product: MHAYSVFALAVLGLLLTPGPTNTLLALSGAGRGVRASLPLMLGEIAGYLLVILALVVLFSDFLKTHAGLAQAIKLCAAIWVAFLAVRLWTLPSSAPVGAAITPRRVFVTTCLNPKGLIVGLVLLPQAPLPRIWPYILLFSALVAFAALMWLCVGAFLIRHADQSSPRLVRGTASGFLLVLSLGLAGNVFGIL